The Methylocella silvestris BL2 DNA segment CATGGTGTTTTTCTGGGCGGCGCGGCTTTGCGTCCATATCGCGCGGCGCGCCATAAAGGGGCCGGACGATCCGCGTTATGCCGCCTTGCGGCGCGAATGGGGCGAGGCGGCGGCGCGCAAGATGTTCTGGTTTCTGCAAACACAGGCCTTTTTCGCCGTCTTCCTCGCGTTGAGCGTCTGGGCCGCCGCCGCCAATCCACGGCCCGGCCTTGATCCGAGGGATTACGCCGGCGCGCTGCTGCTTGTCATCGCCGTCATCGGAGAGGGCGCGGCCGATCGCGCCGTGCGGAATTTCGGGCGCGATCCGGCCAATCAAGGTCGCATCTGCGATATCGGACTCTGGCGCTGGTCGCGGCATCCGAATTATTTTTTCGAATGGCTCGGTTGGCTCGCCTATCCAATCATCGCCATCGATTTTTCTGGCTCCTATCTGTGGGGCTGGTTCGCCTTGACGGCGCCCGCGGCGATGTATTGGCTGCTTGTTCACGTATCGGGACTGCCGCCTCTGGAAAAACACATGCTGGAGAGCCGCGGCGCGGCGTTTCGAGCCTACCGCGACCGCACGAGCGCATTTTTCCCGTGGCCGCCGAAATCCGTCTAGCCATGCAGCGCGCGCGTGACGTGAAATCCGGCGGAGGCGGCGGCCGCCGTCAAAACCGCGCCCCATGACATATCAACGAGGCTAAGCGTCCATGTCCAGTTGCGGATCGTCGCCTGGCTGGTCAGATCATAGGTTGCATAACAAAAAAAGCCGAACAAGGCGCCGTAGAGGATCGCGGTGGAGACGCGCCCGCTGGCCAGCGCCGGCAGCACAGCGAAGATCACAACGCCGACGACGAAAAGAGCGTAGAAGGTGAGCGCCGGCGGCAGGTCGAAGCCAGCCCGCAAAACGTCCTGAAGCGTAGCCCTGTAGAGCCTGTCGCCCATAAAGCTTAGCCAGACGAAATCAATCCCGAGAAATACAACGGCGGTCGACGCATAAGCGATCACATAGCGCATGTCGAAGATCCTTCGCCGGAACGCGTTGCGCCGGCCTCATTATTTTGCTTCAACCTTGTCGCATCCGCTTCGTTCCTTTGCTAGCATGCTAGCTGCAATGACTAGAACGCGATGCAGGCGAAGACGATGACATGAACGACTGTCCCTCGGCCATCGTTATTGGCGGCGGATTTGGCGGGATCGCCGCCGCGCTGCGGCTGCGCGCCAGGGGCTGGCGGGTTGTCCTGTTCGATCGCGCCCCGATGCTCGGCGGCCGCGCGCAGGTGTTTGAACGTGAGGGCTTTCGCCACGACGCCGGACCGACCGTCATCACCGCCCCCTTCCTGATCGATGAATTGTTCGCGCTTTTCGGCAAGCGCCGCGAAGACTTTGTCGAATTCATCCCGCTCTCGCCCTGGTACAGATTCCGATTCGCCGATGGCGACGTCTTCGATTATGGCGGCAGCGTCGAAGACACGCTTGCCGAGATCCAGCGCATAGAACCTTCGGATGTGGCAGGCTATATGAATTTGCTCGAGCATTCCCGGCGGATGTTCGACACGGCGTTTACCGCTCTTTCCGACCAGCCGTTTCACGAACTCCCGACCATGTTGCGGCAGGGCGCAGCTCTTGCCCAGCTGCGGGCCTACAAGACGGTATGGGGCATGGTCTCGCATTATCTGACGAACCCCAAGCTGCGACAGGCATTTTCCATTCAGCCTCTGCTTCTTGGCGGCGACCCGTTCGAGACGACAAGCATTTACAGCCTTATTCATTATCTCGAACGCCAGTGGGGCGTCCTGTTCGCAAAAGGCGGCGCCGGCGCGATCATCGCAGCCCTAGCGAAGCTGATGGCGGATCAGGGCGTCGACATCCGCCTCAATTCCACCGTCGAGCGCGTGCTGATCGAAAACGGCGCAGCCCGCGGGGTGAGGCTTTCGAGCGGCGAAATCATCGCGTCCGACATCGTCGTCTCCAATGCCGACCCTATGTATCTTTATCGTAAAATGATCGACGAATCAGCGCAGCCGCTGTCGGTTCGCCTGAAGAAGCACGCGAAGCTTTCGATGGGCCTGTTCGTTCTCTATTTCGGGACGCGGCGACAATACAAGGATGTGGCGCACCATACAATCTGGCTCGGGGCACGCTACAGGGAGCTGCTCGCCGACAT contains these protein-coding regions:
- a CDS encoding DUF1295 domain-containing protein — encoded protein: MTRIVFILLCVALLNCAIMGFAAAAQRVTGKSGWADAFWTFGVGVSGAIFALAALASGEGPPARGLLVAVMVFFWAARLCVHIARRAIKGPDDPRYAALRREWGEAAARKMFWFLQTQAFFAVFLALSVWAAAANPRPGLDPRDYAGALLLVIAVIGEGAADRAVRNFGRDPANQGRICDIGLWRWSRHPNYFFEWLGWLAYPIIAIDFSGSYLWGWFALTAPAAMYWLLVHVSGLPPLEKHMLESRGAAFRAYRDRTSAFFPWPPKSV
- a CDS encoding DUF2177 family protein codes for the protein MRYVIAYASTAVVFLGIDFVWLSFMGDRLYRATLQDVLRAGFDLPPALTFYALFVVGVVIFAVLPALASGRVSTAILYGALFGFFCYATYDLTSQATIRNWTWTLSLVDMSWGAVLTAAAASAGFHVTRALHG
- the crtI gene encoding phytoene desaturase family protein, whose translation is MNDCPSAIVIGGGFGGIAAALRLRARGWRVVLFDRAPMLGGRAQVFEREGFRHDAGPTVITAPFLIDELFALFGKRREDFVEFIPLSPWYRFRFADGDVFDYGGSVEDTLAEIQRIEPSDVAGYMNLLEHSRRMFDTAFTALSDQPFHELPTMLRQGAALAQLRAYKTVWGMVSHYLTNPKLRQAFSIQPLLLGGDPFETTSIYSLIHYLERQWGVLFAKGGAGAIIAALAKLMADQGVDIRLNSTVERVLIENGAARGVRLSSGEIIASDIVVSNADPMYLYRKMIDESAQPLSVRLKKHAKLSMGLFVLYFGTRRQYKDVAHHTIWLGARYRELLADIFQRRILPEDFSLYVHRPTATDESFAPPGCDSFYVLCPVPNLLGKIDWAVEGPRLQARIVKALGATLLPGLGEVMTADFFMTPEDFASRYLSFAGTGFSIAPLFSQSAWFRFHNRAEGVANLYLVGAGTHPGAGIPGVLCSAKVLDRLIPPAAAFVR